The window CCGCAACACCATCCCGGTGACCCACGAAGCGCGGATGCCCGGCGACCTGTTCATGGAACGCCGCATCCGTTCGCTGGCACGCTGGAACGCCCTGGCCATGGTGATGCGTACCAACCTGCATGATCCGGATCTGGGCGGACACATTTCCAGCTTCGCGTCCTCGGCGACCCTCTACGACATCGGCTTCAACTACTTCTTCCAGGCCCCGACCGACGAACACGGCGGCGACCTGATCTTCTTCCAGGGTCATGCCTCCCCCGGCATCTACGCCCGCGCCTTCATGGAAGGGCGCATCAGCGAAGAGCAGATGAACAACTTCCGTCAGGAAGTCGATGGCAGGGGCCTGTCGTCCTACCCGCACCCCTGGCTGATGCCGGACTTCTGGCAGTTCCCCACCGTGTCCATGGGCCTCGGCCCGATCCAGGCGATCTACCAGGCGCGCTTCATGAAGTACTTGGAAAGCCGCGGTTTCATCCCCGCCGGCAAGCAGAAGGTCTGGTGCTTCCTCGGCGACGGCGAGTGCGACGAGCCGGAATCGCTCGGCGCCATCTCCCTGGCCGGCCGCGAGAAGCTCGACAACCTGATCTTCGTGATCAACTGCAACCTGCAGCGTCTGGACGGCCCGGTGCGCGGCAACGGCAAGATCATCCAGGAACTCGAAGGCGTGTTCCGCGGCGCCGAGTGGAGCGTACAGAAGGTGGTCTGGGGGCGCTTCTGGGACCCGCTGTTCGCCAAGGACAAAGACGGCCTGCTGCAGAAGCGCATGGATGAAGTGGTCGACGGCGAATACCAGAACTACAAGGCCAAAGACGGCGCCTACGTGCGCGAAAACTTCTTCAACTCGCCGGAACTCAAGGAGATGGTCAAGGACCTGTCCGACGACGAGATCTGGAAGCTCAACCGCGGCGGCCACGACCCCTACAAGGTCTATGCGGCCTACCATCAGGCGGTGACCAGCGAAGGCAAGCCGACCGTGATCCTGGCCAAGACCATCAAGGGCTACGGCACCGGCAGCGGCGAAGCGAAGAACATCGCGCACAACGTCAAGAAGGTCGACGTCGACAGCCTGAAGAAATTCCGCGACCGCTTCGACATCCCGGTCAACGACGAGGACCTGGAGAAGCTGCCGTTCTATCGGCCGGCCCCGGGCAGCGCCGAAGCCAAGTACCTGGCCGAACGCCGCAACGCACTTGGCGGCTTCGTGCCGCAGCGCCGCGCCAACAGTTTCAGCATCCCGACCCCGCCGCTGGAAACCCTGAAGGCCATCCTCGACGGCTCCGGCGACCGCGAAATCTCCACCACCATGGCCTTCGTGCGCATCCTCGCGCAGCTGGTCAAGGACCAGGAGCTCGGCCAGCGCATCGTGCCGATCATCCCCGACGAGGCGCGCACCTTCGGCATGGAAGGCATGTTCCGCCAGCTCGGCATCTATTCCTCGGTCGGCCAGCTGTACGAGCCGGTGGACAAGGACCAGGTGATGTTCTACCGCGAGGACAAGAAGGGTCAGATCCTCGAGGAAGGCATCAACGAAGCCGGCGCCATGAGCTCGTTCATCGCCGCCGCCACCTCCTACAGCACGCACAACCAGCCGATGCTGCCGTTCTACGTGTTCTATTCGATGTTCGGTCTGCAGCGCATCGGCGACCTCGCCTGGGCGGCCGGCGACAGCCGTGCGCGCGGCTTCCTGATCGGCGGCACCGCCGGGCGCACCACGCTCAACGGCGAAGGCCTGCAGCACGAGGACGGGCATAGCCACATCCTCGCCAGCACCATCCCCAACTGCCGCACCTACGACCCGACCTATGGCTATGAGCTGGCGGTGATCATCCGCGAAGGCATGCGCCAGATGACCGAGTTGCAGCACAACATCTTCTATTACATCACCGTGATGAACGAGTCCTACCAGCAGCCGGCCATGCCGGCAGGCGTCGAGGCCGGCATCATCAAGGGCATGTACCTGCTCGAGGAAGACAAGCGCGCCGCCGCCCTGCATGTGCAACTGCTCGGCTCCGGCACCATCCTGCGCGAGGTGCGCGAGGCAGCGAAGATCCTCCGCGACGACTACAACATCGGCGCCGATGTGTGGAGCGTCACCAGCTTCAACGAATTGCGCCGCGAAGGCCTGGCCGTCGAGCGCCACAACCGCCTGCATCCGGAGCACAAACCGCAGCAGTGCTACGTCGAGCAGTGCCTGTCCGGGCGCATGGGCCCGGTGATCGCCTCCACCGACTACATGAAGCTGTTCGCCGAGCAGATTCGCCAGTGGGTGCCGAGCAAGGAATACAAGGTCCTCGGCACCGACGGCTTCGGTCGCAGTGACACCCGCAAGAAGCTGCGCCACTTCTTCGAAGTGGACCGTTACTGGGTGGTGCTGGCCGCCCTCGAAGCCCTGGCCGACCGTGGCGAGATCGAACCGAAAGTGGTGGCCGAGGCCATCGCCAAGTTCGGCATCGACCCGGAAAAAGCCAACCCCCTGGACTGCTGAGGAGCGG is drawn from Pseudomonas cavernae and contains these coding sequences:
- the aceE gene encoding pyruvate dehydrogenase (acetyl-transferring), homodimeric type, which produces MQDLDPVETQEWLDSLESVLEHEGEDRAHYLLTRMGELATRSGTQLPYAITTPYRNTIPVTHEARMPGDLFMERRIRSLARWNALAMVMRTNLHDPDLGGHISSFASSATLYDIGFNYFFQAPTDEHGGDLIFFQGHASPGIYARAFMEGRISEEQMNNFRQEVDGRGLSSYPHPWLMPDFWQFPTVSMGLGPIQAIYQARFMKYLESRGFIPAGKQKVWCFLGDGECDEPESLGAISLAGREKLDNLIFVINCNLQRLDGPVRGNGKIIQELEGVFRGAEWSVQKVVWGRFWDPLFAKDKDGLLQKRMDEVVDGEYQNYKAKDGAYVRENFFNSPELKEMVKDLSDDEIWKLNRGGHDPYKVYAAYHQAVTSEGKPTVILAKTIKGYGTGSGEAKNIAHNVKKVDVDSLKKFRDRFDIPVNDEDLEKLPFYRPAPGSAEAKYLAERRNALGGFVPQRRANSFSIPTPPLETLKAILDGSGDREISTTMAFVRILAQLVKDQELGQRIVPIIPDEARTFGMEGMFRQLGIYSSVGQLYEPVDKDQVMFYREDKKGQILEEGINEAGAMSSFIAAATSYSTHNQPMLPFYVFYSMFGLQRIGDLAWAAGDSRARGFLIGGTAGRTTLNGEGLQHEDGHSHILASTIPNCRTYDPTYGYELAVIIREGMRQMTELQHNIFYYITVMNESYQQPAMPAGVEAGIIKGMYLLEEDKRAAALHVQLLGSGTILREVREAAKILRDDYNIGADVWSVTSFNELRREGLAVERHNRLHPEHKPQQCYVEQCLSGRMGPVIASTDYMKLFAEQIRQWVPSKEYKVLGTDGFGRSDTRKKLRHFFEVDRYWVVLAALEALADRGEIEPKVVAEAIAKFGIDPEKANPLDC